GCGCCACTGTCCCGCTGCCATCGTCATCAGCACCGTTGTAAACCTCTCCCGCTGCGTTTTTACCCACGTGATCGTAGTGTGCAGAAATCACGATCAGCTCCTGAGGCCTCTCAGTCCCTTCAATATAAGCAAGGATATTTTCGGAATCGGGATAGGCATTTCCCCTACGTGTTCCAAGATAAGCAGACGGAACTTTCTGGTAAAAGCTTCCCAGCGCTTTCGGATAAGAAACTCCCATTTTTTGATACTCGCCGATTATAAATCTGCCGGCTTTCTTCTGGCCTTCGCTACCGGTATTGCGGCCTTCCATTTCATCAGAAGCGATGGTATAAAGATGCTTCTTCAAATCTGCAACGGTAATGGATTCATAAGATTTTTTGAAAGCTTTTCCTTCGTAACCTAAATTGACAGCACAACTCGTGAGCAAACCTGCAGAGAAAAGCAGGACAAATCTTTTTTTCATAGTTAAAGTAATTTCGCGAAGGGTAAAAATATCAATTTATTTTTAAAATCAGAAAATTACATTGCAACTTTTGTGGATAATTCCACGAAGGCGGGCACGTCCTACGGGATACGAATCACATCTTAGTGAATATCAGCAGGAAAACATCTTAAGATGTCGGTAATGGCAGCCATAGCCGTATGTACCCGCTGTTAATGAGCGCGTCAACGATGGTGTTCTGGTCTTTGCTCTTTAATTTTTTAAGAAAGAAACTCAAATTGTAGTTCGAAATATGTGGAGTTTTAAGGTTTAGCAATTTATTCTAAAACGCACCACATCACAAGATGTTCAAAATATGTACACTCCGATGAACAGGCGTCTTTTGAACATTTTGGTGAGTCGTAAAAATTCAGATTCACGACTCACCATGTAGACTCCCCATTTTCAGTACTCTTCAAAAGTAGAATTTTTTCTTGATATTTTACAGCTGTTGCTGTCGGATGTGGAAAAGCGGGCAGGAAAAGTGCTGGCATTAGCCTGTGCTTGCTGTCCATTTTTCCGCATCACAGGTGAGAGGCCACCCAACGAATCATGGGGTCTTTCATAGTTGTGAACCCTTACAAATTCCGCTGTCACGCTCCTTACTTCATCCAAACTTTCAAATGTATATGCATCCAGGATCTGATTTCTGTAGGTTTGGTTGAAGCGTTCGATATAGGCATTCTGTGTAGGTTTCCCCGGCTGGATATAAGCAAAGTTGATCTCGTTTACCCTGCTCCAGACTTCAGCGATTATAGTTCCCCCCGAAAATGGGACAGTAAGTTTAGTTGGAAAAAACCTATTAAATTTACAATATGTCACAGAGAAGAAAATTCAATTCGCAGTTTAAGTTCAAGGTTGTCGTAGAAGCCTTGTCGGAGCGTCTTCCACTGCACGAACTTGCCAAAAAGCACGATTTGCATCCCAATCAGATTACAACCTGGAAAAAGGAGTTCCTCAAGAACGGAGCGGAGATTTTCGGTAAGGAGAAGGCTTCAGAAGAGAAAAAAGAAGATGTAGAATCGCTTTACAAAGTGATCGGCCAGCAGAAAATGGAGATTGATTTTTTAAAAAAAGCCTTGTCATGAAGCAGAGTGTCTCGGAAAGAAAAACACACATCGGCAAGG
The sequence above is a segment of the Chryseobacterium taklimakanense genome. Coding sequences within it:
- a CDS encoding transposase; protein product: MSQRRKFNSQFKFKVVVEALSERLPLHELAKKHDLHPNQITTWKKEFLKNGAEIFGKEKASEEKKEDVESLYKVIGQQKMEIDFLKKALS